Below is a window of Microbacterium saperdae DNA.
ACGACCGAGCGCGCGCCAGGCCTGACGCCGTACTCGTTCGACAGGATCATCGGTCAGGGCGTCGACGACACCGTCGGGATCGGGGAGCTGATGCGCCGCGATCACCTTGAGTGCCATCTCCCGCAAGCGCCACGCGTCGTCACCCGTCGCGCGGAGGACGAGGTCCGGCCGTGCGGGAGGGCCGATGTGGAGGAGCGCCCGTGCTCCCCAGACGCGGGACCAGTACGGGGGCCACCCGAGAGCGCCGCGAATCCAGACGATGTCGGGGTAACGAGTGTCGCCGGCGACCGCCTCTCCGGAGAGCAGATCCTCGCACCACGCGAGAGTGAGGTCCCGTCCGAAGTGCTCTTCGGCGAGACGTGCGGCATCGCGCGGATGCAGACGCTGAGTGGGGAGCGGGAGCATGCCGCGATCGTACTCCTGACGGCGATCTGGCGGAAAATCGTTGCTGATCCGGCAAAACCTCGTCTCGTACCGTGACGACACGCCCGGGGGGTGCGCCCCGATTTGCCAGAACCCCGGGATCCGCGTAACTTATTACTTGTTCGCCCCACAGGGAAGCGGAGAAGCCGAGAGCTTCACCCCCCTCAAGTGGCAGAGCCACTCCCGATTCAGATCCTCTCTTGAGGGGATCGGACGCTTGCGTCTAGAATGGGAGGTCCACTCCTTCTGCGGTCTTCCAGACTGCGCTTCGGATCTGAGATCCGGTCGGCGCGTCGATTTGACTTGCGGGGCCGAGTGGGTAAGATAGAGAAGTTGCCCTTCGGGCCTGGTTGTGATGACTGGGTCGTGGGAGCATCCGATCCTTGAGAACTCAACAGCGTGCACTTGTCAAATGCCAAATTATCCTCGTCTAGCTTCGGCTAGTTGAGAATTCCTTTGGATCAAAGACCAATCCCTTCCGGGGGGTTGGCAATGGATGAAGTCAGCAATGAATTTGTCTCTTTGGTCAGCATCAAACTCGCTGCGTCACCGTTTTCCCGGTGGGGTATGCATTTCTTTTTTACGGAGAGTTTGATCCTGGCTCAGGATGAACGCTGGCGGCGTGCTTAACACATGCAAGTCGAACGGTGAACACGGAGCTTGCTCTGTGGGATCAGTGGCGAACGGGTGAGTAACACGTGAGCAACCTACCCCTGACTCTGGGATAAGCGCTGGAAACGGCGTCTAATACTGGATATGTGGCGTGACCGCATGGTCTGCGTCTGGAAAGAATTTCGGTTGGGGATGGGCTCGCGGCCTATCAGCTTGTTGGTGAGGTAATGGCTCACCAAGGCGTCGACGGGTAGCCGGCCTGAGAGGGTGACCGGCCACACTGGGACTGAGACACGGCCCAGACTCCTACGGGAGGCAGCAGTGGGGAATATTGCACAATGGGCGCAAGCCTGATGCAGCAACGCCGCGTGAGGGATGACGGCCTTCGGGTTGTAAACCTCTTTTAGCAGGGAAGAAGCGAAAGTGACGGTACCTGCAGAAAAAGCGCCGGCTAACTACGTGCCAGCAGCCGCGGTAATACGTAGGGCGCAAGCGTTATCCGGAATTATTGGGCGTAAAGAGCTCGTAGGCGGTTTGTCGCGTCTGCTGTGAAATCCGGAGGCTCAACCTCCGGCCTGCAGTGGGTACGGGCAGACTAGAGTGCGGTAGGGGAGATTGGAATTCCTGGTGTAGCGGTGGAATGCGCAGATATCAGGAGGAACACCGATGGCGAAGGCAGATCTCTGGGCCGTAACTGACGCTGAGGAGCGAAAGGGTGGGGAGCAAACAGGCTTAGATACCCTGGTAGTCCACCCCGTAAACGTTGGGAACTAGTTGTGGGGTCCATTCCACGGATTCCGTGACGCAGCTAACGCATTAAGTTCCCCGCCTGGGGAGTACGGCCGCAAGGCTAAAACTCAAAGGAATTGACGGGGACCCGCACAAGCGGCGGAGCATGCGGATTAATTCGATGCAACGCGAAGAACCTTACCAAGGCTTGACATATACGAGAACGGGCCAGAAATGGTCAACTCTTTGGACACTCGTAAACAGGTGGTGCATGGTTGTCGTCAGCTCGTGTCGTGAGATGTTGGGTTAAGTCCCGCAACGAGCGCAACCCTCGTTCTATGTTGCCAGCACGTAATGGTGGGAACTCATGGGATACTGCCGGGGTCAACTCGGAGGAAGGTGGGGATGACGTCAAATCATCATGCCCCTTATGTCTTGG
It encodes the following:
- a CDS encoding HEAT repeat domain-containing protein yields the protein MLPLPTQRLHPRDAARLAEEHFGRDLTLAWCEDLLSGEAVAGDTRYPDIVWIRGALGWPPYWSRVWGARALLHIGPPARPDLVLRATGDDAWRLREMALKVIAAHQLPDPDGVVDALTDDPVERVRRQAWRALGRPREMSDR